One segment of Acetoanaerobium noterae DNA contains the following:
- a CDS encoding acyl-CoA mutase large subunit family protein, translating to MFNKNDVSKIRETVESWEATKVKKALEKFPERKETFKNSSEIEVKRLYTPADIEELDYERDLGIPAQYPFTRGVQDTMYRGRFWTMRMYAGFATAEESNKRYKYLIEQGSMGLSVAFDLPTQMGYDSGDEISKGEVGKVGVAIDSLADMEILFDGIPLDKVSTSMTINAPAAVLLAMYIAVAEKQGVTSDKLRGTIQNDILKEYVARGTYIFPVKPSMRLITNIFEYCSKEVPLWNTISISGYHIREAGSTAAQEIAFTLSNGIAYVQAAIDAGLDVDSFAPRLSFFFNAHNDLFEEVAKYRAARRIWAKVMKNRFNATNPKSMMLKFHTQTGGSTLTAQQPENNIVRVAIQTLAAVLGGTQSLHTNSKDEALALPTEASVRTALRTQQIVAHESGAADTIDPLAGSYYVESLTNQLEDAAMELINKIDDLGGSPSAIEKGYMQQEIMDASYTYQKEIESGKRIIVGMNKFQVEEPKPTGLLRVDPIVGELQENKIADLKQKRDSQKVEQALASLKNACSTDENLMPYILDAVKAYATLGEICNVMRDVFGEYKQSVIL from the coding sequence ATGTTTAATAAGAATGATGTTTCAAAAATCAGAGAAACTGTAGAATCCTGGGAAGCTACAAAAGTAAAAAAGGCTCTGGAAAAATTCCCAGAAAGAAAAGAGACTTTTAAAAACTCATCGGAGATTGAAGTTAAAAGACTTTATACTCCAGCTGATATCGAAGAACTTGATTATGAAAGAGATTTGGGAATACCTGCTCAGTATCCATTCACTAGAGGCGTTCAAGATACCATGTACAGAGGTAGATTCTGGACAATGAGAATGTATGCTGGATTTGCTACAGCAGAGGAATCAAATAAAAGATACAAGTACCTTATTGAGCAAGGCTCTATGGGATTATCGGTTGCTTTTGACCTACCTACTCAAATGGGATATGATTCAGGTGATGAAATATCTAAAGGTGAAGTTGGGAAAGTTGGAGTTGCTATAGACTCATTAGCAGATATGGAAATTCTATTTGATGGAATTCCTCTAGATAAGGTTTCAACTTCTATGACAATTAATGCTCCAGCGGCAGTATTGCTTGCAATGTATATTGCAGTGGCTGAAAAGCAAGGAGTTACTTCAGATAAATTACGTGGTACTATTCAAAATGACATATTAAAAGAGTACGTTGCAAGAGGTACATATATTTTCCCTGTAAAACCGTCTATGAGACTTATCACTAATATATTCGAATACTGTTCTAAAGAAGTTCCTCTTTGGAATACTATCAGTATATCAGGATATCATATCAGAGAAGCAGGCTCTACTGCTGCTCAAGAAATTGCATTTACACTTTCAAATGGTATAGCTTATGTTCAGGCCGCTATAGATGCAGGTCTTGATGTAGATAGCTTTGCTCCAAGACTTTCATTCTTCTTTAATGCTCATAATGATTTATTTGAAGAAGTTGCTAAGTATAGAGCGGCTAGAAGAATCTGGGCTAAAGTTATGAAAAATAGATTTAATGCAACTAATCCTAAATCAATGATGTTAAAATTCCACACTCAAACTGGTGGATCAACACTTACAGCTCAGCAACCAGAAAACAATATCGTAAGAGTTGCAATTCAGACTTTAGCTGCTGTACTTGGTGGAACTCAGTCTCTACACACAAATTCAAAGGATGAAGCACTAGCGCTTCCTACTGAAGCATCAGTTAGAACTGCTCTTAGAACTCAACAAATTGTTGCTCATGAAAGCGGAGCGGCTGATACTATAGATCCACTTGCAGGTTCATATTATGTAGAATCGCTAACAAATCAATTAGAAGATGCAGCTATGGAGCTAATTAACAAGATTGACGATTTAGGTGGTTCTCCATCTGCAATTGAAAAAGGATATATGCAACAAGAAATTATGGATGCATCATATACTTACCAAAAGGAGATTGAATCAGGCAAAAGAATTATAGTAGGAATGAACAAATTCCAAGTTGAAGAGCCAAAACCAACAGGATTACTTAGAGTTGATCCTATAGTAGGAGAACTACAAGAAAATAAAATTGCTGACCTTAAGCAAAAAAGAGATTCTCAAAAAGTAGAGCAAGCTTTAGCTTCACTTAAAAATGCATGTAGTACGGATGAGAACTTAATGCCATATATACTAGATGCCGTAAAAGCTTATGCAACTTTAGGCGAAATCTGCAACGTTATGAGAGATGTGTTTGGAGAATACAAGCAATCTGTAATACTTTAA
- the ftsH gene encoding ATP-dependent zinc metalloprotease FtsH has translation MKKFFRGAGFYLLIFLIIISVVQLFGNQTQEIRDIPFSEFYQNLKAEDVKEVKFVDRRITGTLKSTNETFTSYLPYSINEESLSSEILKQAQEKKLVVTGEPVPATPWLIEILPSLFMILIFVVIWFVFMQQSQGGGSKVMNFGKSKAKMHKGDEKVKVTFKEVAGLDEEKEELEEIVDFLKNPKKYIELGARIPKGILMVGPPGTGKTYLSKAVAGEAKVPFFSISGSDFVEMFVGVGASRVRDLFEQAKKSAPCIIFIDEIDAVGRKRGAGLGGGHDEREQTLNQLLVEMDGFGVNEGVIIMAATNRPDILDPALLRPGRFDRQVLVGSPDAKGREEILKVHARNKPLAEDVNLKVLARRTPGFTPADIENLMNEAALLTARLNEKTIKMDTIEEAITKVIAGIPKKSKVISEKERKLTAYHEAGHAVVASLLPHTDPVHQVTIIPRGRAGGFTMILPTEDKYYATKTEMEEQLVHLLGGRVAERLVLDDISTGAQNDLERVSAIARAMVTKYAMSEKLGSMAFGDSSDEVFLGRDFTTRRNYSEEVASEIDREIRRIVDEAYHMTEKLLSDNIEKLHGVAKALLKYETLDAAQFQKAFAGELDLTDDDLESSDEAKSENKEELGQFIDETISSETVSDTPSELKLDDESEKEKEV, from the coding sequence TTGAAAAAATTTTTCAGAGGAGCAGGCTTTTATCTACTTATATTTTTAATTATCATCTCGGTTGTTCAGCTTTTTGGGAACCAGACTCAGGAGATTAGGGATATACCGTTTTCAGAGTTTTACCAAAATCTTAAAGCAGAAGATGTTAAAGAGGTAAAATTTGTAGATAGAAGAATTACAGGAACATTAAAGAGTACAAATGAAACATTCACGTCGTATTTACCTTATTCAATCAATGAGGAGAGCTTGTCTTCGGAAATATTAAAACAAGCACAAGAGAAAAAGCTAGTAGTTACAGGTGAGCCTGTACCAGCTACACCTTGGCTTATTGAAATACTGCCTTCACTATTTATGATATTGATTTTTGTAGTGATTTGGTTCGTATTTATGCAGCAGTCTCAAGGTGGCGGTAGCAAGGTTATGAATTTTGGAAAGTCCAAAGCAAAAATGCATAAAGGTGATGAAAAAGTCAAAGTAACTTTTAAGGAAGTCGCTGGACTAGACGAAGAAAAAGAGGAGCTTGAGGAAATTGTAGATTTCCTGAAAAATCCTAAAAAATATATTGAGCTAGGAGCCAGAATACCAAAAGGTATCTTGATGGTAGGTCCTCCTGGAACAGGTAAAACATATCTTTCTAAGGCAGTTGCTGGAGAAGCTAAAGTGCCATTTTTCTCTATAAGTGGTTCTGACTTTGTTGAGATGTTTGTTGGGGTCGGAGCATCTAGAGTGAGAGATTTGTTTGAGCAAGCCAAAAAATCAGCTCCATGTATCATTTTCATAGACGAAATTGATGCAGTTGGAAGAAAAAGAGGAGCAGGTCTTGGAGGCGGACATGATGAAAGAGAACAAACGCTTAATCAGCTTCTAGTTGAAATGGATGGTTTTGGAGTGAATGAAGGAGTTATTATCATGGCTGCTACAAACAGACCAGATATCTTAGACCCTGCTTTACTTAGACCAGGTCGTTTTGACAGACAGGTGCTAGTTGGTTCTCCAGATGCAAAAGGCAGAGAAGAGATTCTAAAGGTTCACGCAAGAAATAAGCCTCTTGCTGAAGATGTTAATTTAAAGGTTCTTGCAAGAAGAACGCCAGGATTTACTCCAGCTGATATTGAAAATCTTATGAACGAAGCAGCTCTTCTTACTGCAAGATTAAATGAGAAAACAATAAAAATGGATACTATAGAAGAAGCAATCACTAAGGTTATAGCTGGTATTCCGAAAAAATCAAAAGTAATAAGTGAAAAAGAAAGAAAGCTTACAGCATATCATGAAGCAGGTCATGCTGTTGTGGCATCACTATTGCCACATACAGACCCTGTTCATCAGGTTACTATTATTCCAAGAGGTAGAGCTGGAGGATTTACAATGATTCTCCCTACTGAAGATAAATACTATGCTACAAAAACTGAAATGGAAGAGCAATTAGTGCATCTATTAGGTGGTAGGGTAGCTGAAAGATTAGTTTTAGATGATATATCAACTGGAGCTCAAAATGACTTGGAAAGAGTATCTGCAATTGCTCGTGCTATGGTTACAAAATATGCAATGAGTGAAAAGCTTGGTTCTATGGCATTTGGAGATTCTTCAGATGAAGTTTTCCTTGGAAGAGATTTTACTACTAGAAGGAATTATTCTGAAGAGGTAGCTTCAGAAATCGATAGAGAAATAAGAAGAATAGTCGATGAAGCATATCATATGACAGAAAAGCTTCTTAGTGACAATATAGAAAAGCTTCATGGTGTTGCAAAAGCATTATTAAAATATGAAACTCTTGATGCAGCTCAATTCCAAAAAGCTTTTGCTGGCGAGCTTGATTTGACAGATGATGATTTAGAGTCAAGTGATGAAGCTAAGTCAGAAAATAAAGAGGAGCTAGGTCAGTTCATTGATGAAACTATCAGCAGTGAAACTGTTTCTGATACTCCTTCTGAACTTAAACTTGATGATGAAAGTGAAAAGGAAAAGGAAGTTTAG